The proteins below come from a single Dinghuibacter silviterrae genomic window:
- a CDS encoding uroporphyrinogen-III C-methyltransferase, which translates to MELIVVGAGPGDPELITLKAQKALARARVILYDNLINRDLLAYAPGDCEKIYVGKKPYGEYTPQEEIHRLILEKALPSGDTSDRAGGGPGPSLAAGRCVVRLKGGDPFIFGRGMEEIQFARAHGIPASYIPGITSMQAAGLEDIPLTHRDLAESVWIVTGTKKDGTLSHDLRLALASRATVVVYMGMKKLTEIAAVYVSEGRGDTAAAIIQHASLPSRKKALGLVRDLPLLAASAGLTHPAIIIIGAVAGLAQ; encoded by the coding sequence ATGGAATTGATCGTCGTCGGCGCAGGCCCTGGAGACCCTGAATTGATCACCCTTAAGGCGCAAAAAGCCCTCGCACGTGCGCGCGTCATATTGTACGATAACCTCATCAACCGCGACCTGCTCGCCTACGCACCCGGGGATTGCGAGAAAATATATGTTGGGAAAAAACCATACGGGGAGTATACGCCGCAGGAGGAGATCCACCGGTTGATACTGGAAAAGGCTTTGCCATCCGGCGATACGTCCGACAGGGCCGGCGGCGGCCCTGGCCCCAGCCTCGCCGCCGGCCGCTGCGTCGTCCGCCTCAAAGGCGGCGACCCCTTCATCTTCGGCCGCGGCATGGAAGAGATTCAGTTTGCGCGCGCCCACGGCATCCCCGCCAGCTACATCCCCGGTATCACCAGCATGCAGGCCGCCGGTCTGGAAGACATCCCCCTCACCCACCGCGACCTCGCCGAAAGCGTCTGGATCGTCACCGGTACCAAAAAGGACGGGACCCTCTCCCACGACCTCCGGCTTGCGCTCGCCTCCCGCGCCACCGTTGTCGTTTATATGGGTATGAAAAAACTCACAGAGATCGCCGCGGTCTATGTGTCCGAAGGCCGGGGCGATACGGCGGCGGCCATCATCCAGCACGCGTCGCTGCCTTCGCGCAAGAAGGCGCTCGGCCTTGTCCGGGATCTGCCTTTGCTGGCTGCGTCTGCGGGGTTGACGCATCCGGCGATTATTATTATTGGGGCGGTGGCGGGGTTAGCGCAATAA
- a CDS encoding MFS transporter: MKRSIYVMAVGAFGIITTEFGVIGILPELATRFRIPLDTAGWLISGFALTVALFGPLATKLTARVNRKVILCSVLAVFVVSNGLSALAPNFTVLMIARILPAFLHPVFWAVSMSVAAKQVGPKDAPKALAIIMGGLSVATVLGVPVTTYAATLLGWQASFLVAGIINLAAFGALAALMPSLPVRAEAQTQTGRNVLASPQLWIKLLTGVITVAGMFATYGYLAGYLDKVTHMSGVQVSVMLLVFGATGIVGNWLTGIALSKNVQATSRWIMALLVVTHVLAYSVGGLFIPMVILLSVWGFIHTGGLLMVNLYVTHDVPHDGLEAVNSFLPSAYNAGITLGTLLGGFVIAHYGVHQVIWASVPLLALAWGISFSPFSAPKRARSLQV; this comes from the coding sequence ATGAAAAGATCAATCTACGTAATGGCCGTGGGTGCCTTTGGCATCATCACTACTGAATTTGGCGTCATCGGGATATTGCCCGAACTGGCGACGCGGTTCCGGATCCCCCTGGATACGGCGGGTTGGCTGATCAGCGGGTTTGCGCTGACGGTGGCCCTTTTCGGGCCATTGGCAACGAAGCTGACGGCCAGGGTCAATCGCAAGGTCATCCTGTGCTCGGTGCTGGCGGTGTTTGTCGTGTCGAACGGGTTGTCGGCTTTGGCGCCGAATTTCACGGTGCTGATGATCGCGCGGATCCTGCCGGCCTTTTTACACCCGGTGTTTTGGGCGGTGTCGATGTCGGTGGCGGCCAAACAAGTGGGTCCCAAAGACGCGCCAAAAGCCCTCGCGATCATCATGGGGGGCTTGAGCGTGGCCACCGTGCTCGGGGTACCGGTCACGACTTATGCGGCGACCTTGCTGGGGTGGCAGGCCTCTTTCTTAGTGGCGGGGATCATCAACCTGGCGGCGTTCGGCGCACTGGCGGCGCTGATGCCTTCTCTACCGGTCAGGGCGGAAGCTCAAACACAGACGGGGCGGAACGTATTGGCGTCTCCCCAGCTTTGGATAAAACTGCTGACGGGTGTGATCACGGTGGCGGGTATGTTCGCGACCTACGGTTACCTGGCGGGGTACCTGGACAAAGTGACGCACATGAGCGGGGTGCAAGTGAGCGTGATGCTGCTGGTCTTCGGGGCCACGGGCATCGTGGGGAACTGGCTGACGGGGATCGCGCTGTCGAAAAACGTGCAGGCGACGTCGCGGTGGATCATGGCGTTGCTGGTGGTGACCCACGTGCTGGCGTACAGCGTCGGCGGGCTGTTTATCCCCATGGTCATCCTGTTGTCGGTCTGGGGCTTTATCCATACGGGGGGCCTTTTGATGGTGAACCTTTATGTCACCCACGACGTACCCCACGATGGATTGGAAGCGGTGAACAGCTTTCTGCCTTCGGCGTATAACGCCGGGATTACGCTGGGAACGCTGCTGGGCGGCTTTGTGATCGCCCATTACGGGGTACACCAGGTGATCTGGGCGAGTGTCCCGTTGTTGGCGCTGGCCTGGGGAATAAGCTTTAGTCCTTTTTCAGCTCCCAAACGAGCGCGCTCGCTCCAAGTATAG
- a CDS encoding glucose-1-phosphate adenylyltransferase: MFNISKSVVAVILGGGAGTRLYPLTSNRSKPAVPIAGKYRLVDIPISNCINSDINRMFVLTQFNSASLNKHIKNTYHFSVFSSAFVDILAAEQTPDNRSWFQGTADAVRQSLRHLQQHDFEYVLILSGDQLYQMDFEEMLTKHVDDGADISIATIPVAEREAPEFGIMKTDGDHLITSFIEKPKKELLPEWVSDTGPEMAAQGRHYLASMGIYIFNRKLLFDLLLEESPDVTDFGKEVIPGSIEKYKVVSYQYDGYWTDIGHIYSFFEANIALTEDIPTFNLYDNVKTIFSRARMLPPAKISGTTLEKTLISDGCIITASRIESSIVGIRTRIGHGTTIVSSYIMGGDFYETIEEMNRAEEKGLPKIGIGDRCYIKNTIIDKNCRIGNDVRINGGSHLKDVDHALYTIKDGIVVVKKGAILPDGFVI, translated from the coding sequence ATGTTTAACATTTCTAAGTCGGTTGTTGCCGTCATCCTGGGGGGAGGCGCGGGCACGCGTCTGTATCCGCTTACTTCGAATCGTTCCAAACCGGCGGTGCCCATTGCCGGTAAATACCGGCTCGTCGATATTCCGATCTCGAACTGTATCAACTCGGACATCAACCGCATGTTCGTCCTGACGCAGTTCAACTCCGCCTCGCTCAACAAGCACATCAAGAACACCTACCACTTCAGCGTTTTCAGCAGCGCCTTCGTGGACATCCTGGCCGCCGAACAAACGCCGGATAACCGCTCCTGGTTCCAGGGTACGGCCGACGCGGTCCGCCAATCCCTGAGACACCTCCAGCAGCACGACTTCGAGTACGTCCTGATCCTGTCCGGGGACCAGTTGTACCAGATGGATTTCGAAGAGATGCTTACCAAGCATGTCGACGACGGGGCGGACATTTCGATCGCGACCATCCCCGTGGCCGAAAGAGAGGCCCCCGAGTTCGGGATCATGAAGACAGACGGGGACCACCTGATCACCTCCTTTATCGAAAAGCCCAAAAAGGAACTGCTCCCCGAATGGGTCAGCGACACCGGTCCCGAAATGGCCGCCCAGGGCAGGCACTACCTGGCTTCCATGGGCATCTATATTTTCAACCGGAAGCTGCTTTTCGACTTGCTGTTGGAAGAAAGCCCCGACGTGACCGACTTCGGGAAGGAAGTGATTCCCGGTTCCATAGAGAAGTACAAGGTGGTGAGCTATCAATACGACGGCTACTGGACCGACATCGGACACATCTATTCTTTTTTCGAGGCCAACATCGCCCTGACCGAGGACATCCCCACCTTCAACCTCTACGACAACGTCAAGACGATCTTTAGCCGGGCACGGATGCTCCCCCCGGCGAAGATCAGCGGGACCACCCTTGAAAAAACCCTTATCTCCGACGGCTGCATCATCACGGCTTCCCGGATCGAAAGCAGCATCGTCGGCATCCGTACAAGGATCGGCCACGGCACCACCATCGTGAGCAGCTATATTATGGGGGGCGACTTCTATGAGACCATAGAAGAAATGAATCGCGCCGAGGAAAAAGGTCTCCCCAAGATCGGCATCGGTGACCGTTGTTATATCAAAAACACCATCATCGACAAGAACTGCCGGATCGGCAACGACGTCCGCATCAACGGCGGGTCCCACCTCAAGGATGTGGACCACGCCCTGTATACCATTAAGGACGGAATTGTCGTGGTGAAGAAGGGGGCGATTTTGCCGGATGGGTTTGTGATTTAA
- a CDS encoding MFS transporter — MAVISLHRPKLTFWQIWNMSFGFLGIQFGFALQNANVSRIFQTLGAQIDDISILWLAAPCTGLLVQPIIGYLSDRTWHPWWGRRRPFFFAGAILASLALILMPQSSTLLMAALILWVLDASINISMEPFRAFVGDKLPGSQRTAGFAMQTFFIGLGAVVASLLPYIFTNVFKIPNTAPERVIPLSVRYSFYVGGLVYIVAVMWTVFSTKEFPPENIDTWEEEKLRTKGLWKGIAEIARGFGTMPITMRQLALVQFFTWIAFFSMWIYTSPAVAQNAYGTTDPTTHAFQTAGDWVGVMFMVYNGVSALMAFVLPVVAGRLGRRFTHMICLLIGGASLVSVLLIHTPWVLLVPMVGIGLAWASTLTMPYAILAGALPSHKMGFYMGVFNFFVVIPQILAAWLLGHIVKWIFHNQSIYALVVGGFSMMIGGVLNLIVQDKDELK, encoded by the coding sequence ATGGCCGTCATTTCCCTTCACCGCCCTAAACTTACCTTCTGGCAGATCTGGAACATGAGCTTTGGCTTTTTGGGCATCCAGTTCGGGTTCGCACTCCAAAACGCCAACGTCAGCCGGATCTTCCAGACCCTGGGAGCGCAGATCGACGACATCTCCATCCTCTGGCTGGCGGCACCTTGTACGGGTTTGCTGGTCCAGCCCATCATCGGTTACCTGAGTGACCGGACCTGGCACCCATGGTGGGGCAGGCGGCGGCCGTTCTTTTTTGCAGGCGCGATCCTGGCGTCCCTGGCCCTCATCCTCATGCCACAGTCATCGACCCTGCTCATGGCCGCGCTCATTCTTTGGGTCCTGGATGCGTCGATCAATATCTCCATGGAACCCTTCCGAGCCTTTGTGGGGGACAAGCTCCCCGGCAGTCAGCGCACAGCGGGTTTTGCCATGCAGACGTTTTTTATCGGCCTGGGGGCGGTCGTCGCGTCACTGTTGCCGTATATTTTTACCAATGTTTTTAAGATCCCCAATACAGCGCCCGAAAGGGTGATCCCCTTATCGGTCCGGTATTCGTTTTATGTCGGGGGCCTCGTGTATATCGTGGCGGTGATGTGGACCGTCTTTTCGACAAAGGAGTTCCCCCCGGAGAACATCGACACCTGGGAAGAAGAAAAGCTCCGCACCAAAGGGCTGTGGAAAGGAATTGCCGAGATCGCCAGGGGGTTTGGGACCATGCCTATCACCATGCGCCAACTGGCACTCGTCCAGTTTTTTACCTGGATCGCTTTTTTCTCTATGTGGATCTATACCTCGCCGGCGGTGGCCCAAAACGCCTACGGTACAACGGATCCTACCACGCACGCCTTTCAGACGGCGGGTGACTGGGTGGGTGTCATGTTCATGGTCTATAACGGCGTCAGTGCGCTCATGGCATTTGTCCTGCCCGTGGTGGCGGGGCGCCTGGGCCGGCGGTTCACCCACATGATCTGTTTACTGATCGGCGGAGCCTCCCTCGTGTCCGTGTTGCTGATCCATACCCCTTGGGTGCTCCTTGTTCCCATGGTGGGCATCGGCCTTGCCTGGGCCAGCACCCTGACCATGCCCTACGCAATCCTGGCAGGGGCGCTCCCGTCACACAAGATGGGTTTTTACATGGGCGTGTTCAATTTCTTTGTCGTTATCCCCCAGATTCTTGCGGCCTGGCTGTTGGGTCATATCGTCAAGTGGATCTTTCACAACCAAAGCATCTATGCCCTGGTGGTGGGTGGATTTTCGATGATGATCGGCGGGGTGCTGAACCTTATTGTACAAGATAAAGACGAGTTAAAATGA
- a CDS encoding ArsR/SmtB family transcription factor → MIDAKQIEKISKALGDANRIAILQQFRKKKDCVYCADLNDLLDLTQPSVSHHLKLLVDAGLLIPEKEGRNLKYLLNQEVLDEYIRGLKELGS, encoded by the coding sequence GTGATTGACGCGAAGCAAATAGAAAAGATCTCGAAGGCGCTGGGCGACGCGAACCGGATTGCGATCCTGCAACAATTCCGGAAGAAAAAGGACTGCGTGTACTGTGCGGATTTGAACGACCTCCTGGACCTGACCCAGCCGTCGGTGTCGCACCACCTGAAGCTGCTGGTGGATGCGGGTTTGTTGATACCGGAGAAGGAGGGCCGGAACCTGAAATACCTCTTAAACCAGGAAGTGCTCGACGAATACATCAGAGGGCTAAAAGAATTGGGAAGCTGA
- a CDS encoding DUF4760 domain-containing protein, which translates to MIKGEQKYSIGVLDGFINNCISFVFYYRLIFVFLALLAVCFYGVHEYNVSGKEDALKNLCFVLTAGSIVIGIFYSILNYEKNHQKIKNDEDISKLTNAFNAAFEWTKPTMVENLKITKKMHNEHKHLCDQNKSKEFFDILEKNEEARSALVSILNYLELLAIGIEEEVLDEKMIKRYFKSMFFRYHANYEFYIKYRRKVHHSPTSWEYFTNLAEKWNREN; encoded by the coding sequence ATGATTAAGGGGGAGCAGAAATATTCTATTGGGGTATTGGACGGATTTATAAACAACTGTATTTCTTTTGTTTTCTATTATCGACTCATCTTTGTTTTTCTGGCGCTTCTAGCGGTGTGTTTTTACGGCGTCCATGAATATAATGTTTCGGGAAAGGAGGATGCTTTAAAAAATCTTTGTTTTGTCCTCACCGCGGGATCCATCGTTATCGGGATATTTTATAGCATTCTGAACTATGAGAAGAACCATCAGAAAATCAAGAACGACGAAGATATATCGAAGCTTACAAACGCATTTAATGCGGCCTTTGAGTGGACGAAGCCTACGATGGTGGAAAATTTAAAGATTACAAAAAAAATGCATAACGAGCATAAGCACCTGTGCGACCAAAATAAATCGAAGGAGTTTTTTGATATACTTGAGAAAAATGAAGAGGCACGTTCTGCGTTGGTATCCATACTGAATTATCTGGAACTTCTGGCTATCGGTATTGAAGAAGAGGTCCTCGACGAGAAAATGATCAAAAGATATTTCAAGTCAATGTTTTTTAGGTACCATGCCAACTATGAGTTTTATATAAAGTACAGGCGAAAGGTTCACCATAGCCCCACTTCCTGGGAGTATTTCACCAATTTGGCGGAGAAGTGGAATAGGGAAAATTAA
- a CDS encoding glycoside hydrolase family 13 protein: MMRTLLLLLLAVSAEAQTQVITLHAGPASQEVKVEPSNWWVGMKEPSVQLMCYAPGIGGTTPRLEAYPGVALKTVHRVENRNYLFVDLSIGTGARPGVLHFTFAGAPSYNMDFVLRARDARDGVSRIQGVTDKDLVYLLMPDRFANGDPSNDVVRGMRDTIVEKDAPSERHGGDLKGVQDHLDYLKDLGITTVWMTPVNENDMPHGAYHGYAFTDQYQVDRRFGGNEAYAALSEALHRKGMKLIQDGVYNHVGSDHWTVLDMPMKDWLNQWPEYTNTSYKVEPLLDPYASDIDRRTSVDGWFVKSMPDLNQRNPYVRNYLTQYAIWATETFGVDGWRVDTWFYSDKDFLNHVNAALVREFPRLTMFGEVWVGSVAEAAYWCQNNLDVPYKSNLQGVVDFNVCFSMQDALRKDGNPDRLYTTLAQDFLYKNPFRNCIMLDNHDMDRFYGIVGQDLDKYKMGIAWVLTLRGIPELYYGTEILMRRLKSEGGDGVVRENFPGGWPGDSVNKFAPAGRTTEEQEAFSYLRTLAHYRLGSSALTSGRLMQYVPTDGMYVYFRYDSSQTVMVAANTSDHEQTLDMSRFSERVGGFRDGRDVVTGATEPLSGMRLGSHKVVVLELSK, translated from the coding sequence ATGATGCGTACGTTGTTGCTGTTGCTGCTGGCCGTCTCTGCGGAGGCGCAGACCCAGGTGATCACCCTTCACGCAGGCCCCGCCTCGCAGGAGGTAAAGGTCGAACCATCGAACTGGTGGGTCGGGATGAAAGAACCATCGGTACAGTTGATGTGCTATGCCCCCGGCATCGGAGGAACCACACCCCGGCTGGAAGCTTATCCGGGGGTGGCCTTGAAAACCGTACACAGGGTGGAGAACCGGAACTACCTCTTCGTCGACCTGTCGATCGGCACCGGCGCCCGGCCGGGTGTGCTTCATTTCACTTTTGCAGGTGCGCCGTCTTACAACATGGACTTTGTCCTCCGGGCGCGCGACGCCCGTGACGGTGTGTCGCGCATCCAGGGGGTCACCGATAAAGACCTGGTATACCTGCTGATGCCCGACCGTTTTGCAAACGGAGACCCCTCTAATGACGTGGTTCGCGGCATGCGGGACACCATAGTGGAGAAAGACGCACCCAGCGAACGGCATGGGGGCGACCTCAAGGGCGTTCAGGATCACCTCGACTATCTCAAAGACCTCGGCATCACCACCGTCTGGATGACGCCCGTCAACGAAAACGATATGCCCCACGGCGCCTATCACGGCTATGCCTTTACCGACCAATACCAGGTCGACCGCCGCTTTGGGGGTAACGAAGCGTATGCCGCTTTGTCCGAGGCGCTGCACCGCAAAGGGATGAAGCTCATCCAGGACGGGGTGTACAACCACGTCGGCTCCGACCACTGGACCGTCCTGGATATGCCGATGAAAGACTGGCTCAACCAATGGCCCGAGTATACCAACACCAGCTATAAGGTGGAGCCCCTGTTGGATCCCTATGCCTCCGACATCGACCGGCGTACCTCCGTTGACGGCTGGTTCGTCAAGTCCATGCCCGACCTCAACCAAAGGAATCCTTACGTCCGGAACTACCTCACCCAATACGCCATCTGGGCCACCGAAACCTTTGGCGTCGACGGCTGGCGCGTGGACACCTGGTTTTACAGCGACAAAGACTTCCTCAACCATGTCAACGCCGCGCTCGTCCGCGAATTTCCCCGTCTTACCATGTTTGGAGAGGTGTGGGTAGGCAGTGTGGCGGAAGCCGCCTATTGGTGTCAAAACAACCTCGACGTCCCGTACAAATCCAACCTCCAGGGCGTCGTCGACTTCAACGTCTGTTTTTCCATGCAGGACGCCTTGCGCAAAGACGGCAACCCAGACCGGTTGTATACCACCCTTGCCCAGGACTTCCTTTACAAAAACCCCTTCCGGAACTGTATCATGCTTGACAACCACGACATGGACCGGTTTTACGGGATCGTCGGACAGGATCTCGACAAATACAAGATGGGGATCGCCTGGGTGCTCACCCTTCGGGGTATCCCCGAACTGTACTACGGTACCGAGATCCTGATGCGGAGGCTCAAAAGCGAGGGTGGGGACGGGGTTGTGCGGGAAAACTTCCCCGGGGGATGGCCCGGGGATTCGGTCAACAAGTTTGCGCCCGCCGGACGAACAACCGAGGAACAGGAGGCATTTTCCTATTTACGCACGCTCGCGCACTACCGGTTGGGGTCTTCTGCCCTGACTTCTGGTCGGTTGATGCAGTATGTACCTACCGACGGGATGTATGTCTATTTCCGGTACGACTCCTCCCAAACCGTGATGGTCGCGGCCAATACCAGCGATCATGAGCAGACGCTCGATATGTCGCGGTTTTCGGAGAGGGTGGGGGGCTTCCGTGATGGGAGGGATGTGGTCACCGGAGCGACGGAGCCGTTATCGGGGATGCGGTTGGGGAGCCATAAGGTGGTGGTGCTGGAGTTGAGCAAGTGA
- a CDS encoding glycogen synthase: protein MEIIHVSAECYPVAKVGGLGDVVGALPKYQQQLGHTAKVVLPMYRTAFLYRHDWEVVHKGRTHLGNWWFDYTVIKERTNELGFDLYLIDIYGLLDREGVYGYSDDAERFTAFQVAFVDWVSQWRHRPDVVHVHDHHTGLIPFFMQYTYDYGHLKGIPTVLTIHNAQYQGWMGWDKGHLLPRYDAWKAGLLEWKGTINPLACAVRSAWKVTTVSPSYMAELKYNSNGLEALFEYEKGKCSGILNGIDAQVWDPATDTYLATHYDHTTVREGKAAHKKALCKRFQLDPSKPLFIFIGRLVGEKAADLLPAVVGDCFHYIGRSMNFLILGSGDPNVERHLAHVEDMVGKDFRFYKGYNEQLSHEMYAGADFLLMPSRVEPCGLNQMYALRYGTIPIVRNTGGLRDTVVDFEDWQGFGVRFNDASVGDITHAIYRALKLYGDPEQFGTIQERIMQIDHSWESSAHQYLTIYPAL, encoded by the coding sequence ATGGAAATTATACACGTTAGCGCGGAATGTTACCCGGTGGCCAAGGTGGGGGGCCTCGGGGATGTGGTGGGCGCCCTGCCCAAGTATCAGCAGCAGTTGGGACATACCGCCAAGGTGGTGCTGCCCATGTACCGAACGGCTTTTCTTTACCGCCACGACTGGGAGGTGGTCCACAAAGGGAGAACCCACCTGGGGAATTGGTGGTTCGACTATACGGTGATCAAGGAGCGGACCAACGAACTGGGTTTCGATCTTTACCTCATAGACATATATGGCCTGCTGGACCGGGAGGGGGTGTATGGATACAGTGACGACGCGGAGCGCTTTACGGCTTTCCAGGTGGCCTTCGTGGATTGGGTCTCCCAGTGGAGGCACCGTCCGGACGTGGTGCACGTACACGACCACCACACGGGGCTGATCCCCTTTTTCATGCAATACACCTACGACTACGGCCACCTCAAGGGGATCCCCACGGTCCTCACCATACACAACGCCCAGTACCAGGGATGGATGGGCTGGGACAAAGGCCACCTCCTGCCCAGGTATGATGCCTGGAAGGCCGGGTTGCTGGAATGGAAGGGGACGATCAACCCACTGGCCTGCGCCGTCCGTAGCGCCTGGAAGGTCACGACCGTCAGCCCCAGTTATATGGCCGAGCTCAAATACAATTCCAACGGCCTGGAAGCCCTGTTCGAATACGAGAAAGGGAAGTGCTCCGGTATCCTGAACGGCATCGATGCCCAGGTCTGGGACCCGGCCACAGACACCTACCTGGCCACCCACTATGACCATACCACTGTCCGGGAAGGAAAGGCCGCCCACAAAAAAGCATTGTGCAAACGATTTCAGCTGGACCCTTCCAAACCGCTTTTCATTTTTATCGGGCGCCTGGTCGGGGAAAAGGCAGCGGACCTGCTCCCCGCCGTGGTGGGAGATTGTTTCCACTATATCGGGCGGAGCATGAATTTCCTTATATTGGGCAGCGGAGACCCAAATGTAGAACGTCACCTCGCGCATGTCGAGGACATGGTGGGGAAAGACTTCCGCTTTTATAAGGGATACAATGAACAGCTCAGCCACGAGATGTATGCCGGGGCCGACTTTTTATTGATGCCCTCCCGGGTCGAGCCCTGCGGTCTGAACCAGATGTACGCCCTCCGGTACGGGACAATACCCATCGTCCGCAACACGGGAGGGCTTAGGGACACCGTGGTGGATTTTGAAGACTGGCAGGGATTTGGTGTCCGTTTTAATGACGCCAGCGTTGGAGACATCACACATGCCATTTATAGGGCTCTGAAGTTATACGGCGATCCGGAACAATTCGGGACCATCCAGGAACGGATCATGCAGATCGATCATTCCTGGGAAAGCAGTGCCCATCAATACCTGACAATCTATCCCGCCCTGTAA
- a CDS encoding ROK family protein, which yields MQAKTRKDYAIGIDIGGTNTVFGMVDHRGDIRYRGAISTRKHDTIEPYIEELHEALLPAIEHVGGIQNVRGIGVGAPNGNYYNGTIEYAPNLRFQGIIPLANLMEKKFGLPTALTNDANAAAVGEMMYGVAVGMKDFIMITLGTGVGSGIVANGQLIYGHDGFAGELGHTITIPGGRFHPGTGAHGSLEAYASATGVTRTAHEFLDKDPSKESLLRAYPREDIDSRIVYDCAMKGDAISGDIFRYTGEILGMALANFVMFSSPEAIVLFGGLTKAGDLLLKPTKASMEKNLLPIFQNKVKLVFSELKEADAAILGASALVWELKKD from the coding sequence ATGCAAGCCAAAACTAGAAAGGACTATGCGATCGGTATCGATATCGGCGGAACCAATACCGTTTTCGGAATGGTGGATCACCGGGGGGACATCCGTTACAGGGGTGCCATCTCGACCCGCAAGCACGATACCATAGAGCCCTATATCGAGGAATTGCATGAAGCCCTGTTGCCCGCGATCGAACACGTAGGTGGTATACAAAATGTGCGGGGTATCGGCGTGGGCGCCCCCAATGGCAACTATTACAACGGCACCATAGAATATGCGCCCAACCTGAGGTTCCAGGGAATCATTCCCCTGGCGAATCTCATGGAGAAAAAATTCGGACTCCCAACAGCCCTTACCAACGACGCGAATGCCGCCGCGGTAGGGGAAATGATGTACGGCGTCGCCGTAGGGATGAAGGACTTTATCATGATCACCCTCGGCACCGGGGTGGGCAGCGGCATCGTTGCCAACGGCCAGCTCATCTACGGACACGACGGCTTTGCGGGTGAACTGGGTCATACGATCACCATCCCCGGCGGCCGGTTCCATCCCGGCACCGGCGCCCACGGTTCCCTTGAGGCGTATGCCTCAGCCACCGGGGTGACCCGTACCGCCCACGAGTTCCTGGACAAAGACCCCTCCAAGGAATCCCTGCTCCGCGCCTATCCGCGGGAAGACATCGACAGCCGCATCGTGTATGATTGCGCGATGAAAGGGGACGCCATTTCCGGTGACATCTTCCGGTATACCGGCGAGATCCTCGGGATGGCGCTGGCCAACTTCGTGATGTTCTCTTCCCCGGAGGCCATCGTTCTTTTCGGCGGGCTGACCAAGGCAGGCGACCTCCTGCTCAAACCCACCAAGGCGAGCATGGAGAAAAACCTCCTCCCCATTTTCCAAAATAAAGTCAAACTGGTCTTTAGCGAATTGAAGGAAGCCGACGCGGCTATACTTGGAGCGAGCGCGCTCGTTTGGGAGCTGAAAAAGGACTAA